In Drosophila ananassae strain 14024-0371.13 chromosome 3R, ASM1763931v2, whole genome shotgun sequence, the DNA window CTCCATAGACCCTGGACCATGAACTCCTCGAGTGGTGACGACGAGGCGCCCAAGGACCCGCGCACTGGTGGCGAGGATTTTACCCAACAATTTACAGAAAACGATTTCGAAGGTGAGTCTGGTGGAAATTTTCCTTTtgaaacacattttttataattgcTCGCTGAATAttgataacaaaaaaaaaataaagaaaacctGAATCGAATAGGCGACCCCTCGAAGAATTGGGTCCACGCAAATGGCAATTTTTAGAGCTGGCTTGTAAAACCAGCCAAGTGACAAGATGAGAGACAAACAAGAAATTTGCGTCGTGTTAATTGCAACCTGAAAACTTTTGACACGCCAAACCAATCTAAAGTCGAGACCAACTAAAAGTTCTTCGGATAAAGTCAGTTTCTGGGGTGGAGAATCTAGATCCAACTGGATCTTTAAACTTCAGAAGGTTATAGGAACTAGATGACTATCTTACATCTTAATTACATTTAACATAACTATATGCTTCCGGTTTTGGTCTCTCATTGGCTTCTACTCACCAAATTGTACAAAATGATAACATATTCATCGCTTTGATTAATTAACCCGCCAGGTGATCCCTTGAAATAGTGTTCACTGTACCTGGCGACAAATTGCATAAATAAAGTGCAACTTTTCGTGGCGCCGCTAATCGCGTGACTTGGCAAAAAGTAGCAAGAATGTATCCATAAGATCTGCTTcgtataattaatttaaatttatgaaaaagtgCTGCTGATGATATCACAATTAGTGCAGGCTGAACAAAGGCGGAGAATTTAAGCTGGAGAATTGCTCAAAGGCGAGCATAAAGCTCAGGGAAATAAGTAATTAACATAAATTTATTTGTCGTCACTATGAagcaaaaaaagacaaaaaataaaacaggaATAAAAGATTGAGTCTGCTTCAGATTCGTAGATGATTCAacgcggcgtatacgtaatttatGGCGCATGGCCTTGGGcgggaaataaaaaatgaactgATGGCTGGGCAAGATTTAGAAAGGCATACAGGGCTTATCaccaaaaaatagaaaacaaatatatttcaatttGAACTTTAAGCCGTGATTTCCAATGAAAGTGTTGACACAGAAAACacgttttaaattaaataagttgaGTGGTCTTGGATTATTAGTTTATTGGAATTAAATTCAATGAGCTTTTGTTTAATCTTTGAAGTAAACAAGTACTATTTTGATGTTATTaaatgaaacaaaataaaagacataaaaaagctataaaaactattattatGTAATTCTATGAATTATGTAACTCAAttgcaattaataaacaaCGCCGCACTCTATTTGGATTTCCCCAACCTTCCTCTTCGTGTGTCCTTCTGACGTTATATTCCCGCATTCGAATTCTCTCCGGCAGGACATCGTGCACACACCGTCTATGTGGGTGTCCATGTGCCAGGAGGACGACGCCATTCGCAGCGCCGGCGCAAGCACCATCACGGGAGCGGTGGGGCTGGCGGAAATGGTTCCATCGGCGGATCCGGAAGTGTGGGCGGTGGTGCCGGCAAGGACAACATGAGCGACAAGCAACAGGAAGCGGAGCGACCAGGTGGGTCCAGGTGTACTCTCTtctgtgtgtgggtgtgtgtgtgtgtgcttctAGCAAATATAATTACGATATGGATGCTGAAGAGTGATGAGGGATTGAATGCCACGGGAAAATGAAAAGCCCGCCAGTAAATGTGGCCAATCAGTTTCGGCCAGGCCGAGAATTGTTACAAATTACAGGAAACAGTAGGGTGTGGGTAAATTTCACAAATTATAGTCTTACAGCTCAGACATCTCCATTGTAGGCAGTAGGATAATGAAAATGACAGATGATTGGGCTACAGTTTGTCCTAGAAGTTGACGACAAGGACATTTGATTGTAATGAGGGTCAGCAGTTAGCCTAATGAGctaaatgattattattaagGAAGGGAAACAAACTAACATATTGCTCTTAATCCCACATGCAAACTTCATACTACTAGCTTTAATATTTACTAACCacttgtaaatattttattatgcTTGGTTTCATTTCTAATTTAACATCAAACAGGTACATGCCTAACCCTTTTCACACTTTTAATTTCATCCTTAAACAATAACTCTTCCACCCACGCTGTACCTTGGAAGGGCAAGcgttttcaaattaattagaCTTTTCATAACCATGATACATACAGAAAAAGTTCACTCAAAGAAAAGGTTATGGGTCTCACATTATTGCCCTGCATTACATTtcctaaataaattatttagatCATTTTAATGCGCTCTAACCCACATAAATACACATCCGCTAAACATCTCGAGTAGTAAGGATATGTCACGCAATTGCGACATAAACCGCAATACAATCTCAAACAGGACTAAAGAGGACATATGGCAGTGGTCGATGGTCAGTGGCCAATTCCCAGCACAGATCAGGGCCAAATTATTACGCCAATTAACTTTAGCACGCACTGAGCAGGGTCCAAGGACACGGATGATGGTTATGAAGGACGAGAAGGAGGTGGCCTCTGGCAGACACATGAAGCTGTTCTGACCCGGTCATAAATGTTTATTAAGCTAATCAAGGTCTGCTACTAGGGCAACCATGCTTCACGAGAATACCAAATAATAGAACTCAATGAGATAAGTTAGGGAAAAGGCTTGTGCAGTTCAAGAAATTAAGATTCAATTTAGAATAAATCCCATTTGAAATCCTTTCGCAAATAATCTAAGAGTTTCCACTTAggatgattatttttattaggCCATGTTAAAGTAAGCCTTTACGGGGACAAACTTTTACATAAAGGCATCTTTATGCTTTTTAATGGGAACCccctaaaatattttataaaaatgtgaaaaataatttttttctatgttttgatgcagattgatagagaatagatccacaaatcatttaagacATTCCGTTTTCGAATCGAATAACTATTGACCAAGTAAGAGCCTCCGTTATTGTCCTTCCAAGGAATTTTCatgatttttgaaggggaccccctaggacttttgataaaaaatctgaaaaataattttttgctaggttttgatgcagattgatagaAAATGATAGATTTATAGAGAATGAatccacaaatcatttaagacattccgtttaagaatcggatgattattggccaagttagAGCCTTCGATGGGACAAAATCGTCCTTTCAGGGTATCTTTATGATTTTTAAAGGGGACCCCCtaggaaattttataaaaaatctgaaaaataattttttcctaggttttgatgcagattgatagagaatagatccacaaatcatttaagacattccgtttaagaatcggatgattattggccaagttagAGCCTTCGATGGGACAAAATCGTCCTTTCAGGGTatctttttgatttttaaaggggatcccctaggaaattttataaaaaatctgaaaaataatatttttccaggttttgatgcagatttatagAGAATGAatccacaaatcatttaagacattccgtttaagaatcggatgattattggccaagttagAGCCTTCGATGGGACAAAATCGTCCTTTCAGGGTATCTTTATGatttttaaaggggatcccctaggaaattttataaaaaatctgaaaaataatatttttccaggttttgatgcagatttatagAGAATGAatccacaaatcatttaagacattccgtttaagaatcggatgattattggccaagttagAGCCTTCGATGGGACAAAATCGTCCTTTCAGGGTatctttttgatttttaaaggggatcccctaggaaattttataaaaaatctgaaaaataatatttttccaggttttgatgcagatttatagAGAATGAatccacaaatcatttaagacattccgtttaagaatcggatgattattggccaagttagAGCCTTCGATGGGACAAAATCGTCCTTTCAGGGTATCTTTATGatttttaaaggggatcccctaggaaattttataaaaaatctgaaaaataatatttttccaggttttgatgcagatttatagAGAATGAatccacaaatcatttaagacattccgtttaagaatcggatgattattggccaagttagAGCCTTCGATGGGACAAAATCGTCCTTTCAGGGTATCTTTATGATTTTTAAAGGGGACCCCCtaggaaattttataaaaaatctgaaaaataatatttttccaggttttgatgcagatttatagAGAATGAatccacaaatcatttaagacattccgtttaagaatcggatgattattggccaagttagAGCCTTCGATGGGACAAAATCGTCCTTTCAGGGTatctttttgatttttaaaggggatcccctaggaaattttataaaaaatctgaaaaataatatttttccaggttttgatgcagatttatagAGAATGAatccacaaatcatttaagacattccgtttaagaatcggatgattattggccaagttagAGCCTTCGATGGGACAAAATCGTCCTTTCAGGGTATCTTTATGatttttaaaggggatcccctaggaaattttataaaaaatctgaaaaataatatttttccaggttttgatgcagatttatagAGAATGAATCCACAATGAATCCACAATGAATCTTCCACAATGAAGAATGAATccacaaaaataatattttttcaggttttgatgcagatttatagAGAATGAatccacaaatcatttaagacATTCcacttaagaatcggatgatttttggccaagttagAGCCTTCGTTAGGGCATAGATATTCCGTCCGATTGGTAAAACAGGCTTTTCGATGTTTCTGTCCGTCCACTATAAATGAAAACTTAATTGTTTAGAATGAATACTTTTCTAATCTTTTACCCTTCAACCCACAGCGACTCCCCCCGCCCAACGCGTCCAGTTCATACTTGGCGAAGATGTGGACGACGGCAGCCATGTATCCCACCCCCTCTTTTCCGAAATGGGAATGCTGGTGAAGGAGGGCGACGAGATCGAGTGGAAGGAGACGGCGCGCTGGATCAAGTTCGAGGAGGATGTGGAGGAGGGCGGAAACAGGTGGTCGAAGCCCCATGTGGCGACCTTGTCGCTGCACTCCCTGTTCGAGCTGCGCCGCCTGCTGGTCAACGGAAGTGTTATGCTGGACATGGAGGCCCACAATCTGGAGGTGATGGCCGACCTGGTGTGCGACCAGATGGTCAGTGCCGGCACTCTGCCTCCCGGGGTAAAGGATAAGGTCAAGGATGCGCTCCTGCGACGACATCGCCACCAGCACGAGTACGCCAAAAAGACGCGTCTGCCGATCATACGATCCTTGGCCGATATGCGCAATCAGTCGTCATCGAAAAGTGAGTATGGGGGGAAAAGTTCTCTAAAAGAACTCTAAGCTCATCTCGTTCCTTTGGTGTCAAACTGTGAATCATCTGCGAGTACCGCCATCACTCTCAGCCTCAGTTCATTAGGATCATCAAAAACAGTCTCTGTCACAGTGTCTAAAAAACTCTCATCCAATCCGATCCAAAACTAATACCAATAACTCAGACCTGGGCAAGAGCAATCCTCTGCACTCTATGCATGGCTCGTCGATCGGAATGGATCTCACTGGAGAATACCAGACACCCCTTTATGTGTCCAGTAAGGATCAGCGTGGTTGTTATCTCGCTGTTCCCACAGGTATAGCTTAGTAACTAGAGAGTAgtcccaaaaaaataaagccacTGTAAATTTgtaaagctgaaaataaaaagcccTTTCGAATATTTTCAGTTGCCTTGCACTTAACAATATTCACACAGAACCAAGCCAATAGAAAGCCCTCTAtaccaataaaataaaatcccTGGCTATTTCCTTGTTCAAGCCAAACCTAACTCTTGAATAGAACATATTTCTGGAAATCATTTTCcttccaaaacaaaaaccaaagccCGACAGCCCCTTAGGTAAATATCTTAAaattagaaacaaaaaattaaacagcCACAATCATTCATAAATCACTCATATCCATAAGCCAGTAAACTGTAGGATTTTAAGAGaaccataaaataaaatacccCCTCTTGCGCTCTTCGTtctcaattatttaaaaatataaaatatatataaaagctGACACCTCATCGCATCTGGGGGCCATAGGGGTCACCACCTGGTTTCATGCCGGGGCATCGCCTCAGCATCAAACCCAAAACCAAGGACGTCCGCAGTCACAATCAACTACAAGTAATAGCCCATTAATGGTTTTTACTGTACTTTCTACTGTACCTTTTATCAAGAGCACGCTGTGTTTATCTCTAACTCTTTACTCTTTTTAATCTTTGAACTATTTAATCTATGTACTGAATCTATTCTGAATCTATTAATCCTTCAAAAGCTCGTTAGCCCCATCAAATTCTATAACGTGTTGTCTAATTCATAAAACTATAATcagatgaaaaatatttccagaATATTAAGTACCTGTGTTTTCCCTACACATCAAATATTTTCTCTATCTTATTTGAACGTTACTACTCTCTTTAATCTATATAGTCTTTATAATATGTACCCTAAACTTCAAACCTAAACTTTAGTGCCCTTTTTCTTATAAATTCCTTACCAAACAAAAAGTTTAAACACAAGGTAATTAGGTTTTTTGAGAGTTTAAGAGATGAGCCAGATATTTAGTTATCCTACAGATTTTTCTCGATTGAAAAccaaccaaaacaaaaacccgaAACATTTTCCAGTTGAAGAGCAGTCCTCCGGCCACACCTTGGGGGCCACAACGCCCATTTCCCAAACGGCCAGCGAACCGGGACCGCCCGGATCCAATGGAAATTCAAACTTGAGCACCAccggcggtggtggtggcggcatGGGGCGTTTTCTAACGGTGCCCAGTGGAAAGCCCAGCAACAGAACGCTCGGTAAAGAAACCAACTCAAAAActtacaagaaaaaaattctaaaaaattcCAAACTCAAAAAATGTCAGTTTTCGTTATAGTTTTACcttgtctttgtttttttgcgtgTCTGTTAATTGTTTCAATGGTcctgaaaaataaaagtttgaTTATTGGTTTCGTAGATCGAAGTTTTGTAAATATAAGAATCGAATTGGTTGGAGAAATTTGTAAACCCCAAGGTGGCCAAAATTTGCATGAAGGTTCAAATCCATCCGATATTGGATTTTCAGGAAAATGGTTCTGTAGTATCGGAGAGAACACTTAACACAAACATCTGCACGCTGAATCACCACTAACACGCCTTCAGATCCTTTCAATCTGAAATCTATATACTCCTCGCATGCTTCAttgtctatatatatttaaataaaatttgaaatctCTTGCAGCACCTTTAGACGAATCTGAATTTAATCCGAAAACTCTCTTCTTTTGCACTCTTTTTTCGTATGTTTTTTATGTTGTATCGTTGTAATGTTTGGAACTACCTGTTGTtgtgtttattattgttttaatatttatcaaCGCACGTAAtcgaaatatataaaaataaaaaaaccacACACGATACCCAAAACCTGCACCCTGCCGAAAAAAATACACGCCAAAACAAAACACCGACTAATGcagagaaaaaatctaaatccTCTAAAAACCTGCGGCCCGCACAAAACCTTCCCGTGATCACAGAGGACATGGTCAAGAGCCCCAGCAACCAGTCGATGGCCAGACCCAGCAGCGGCACGGAGCTGAGCGAACAGCAAGGACACAAGGGCAACACCCACTTCATGCGCAAGATCCCCCCAGGAGCGGAGGCCAGCAACATCCTTGTCGGCGAGGTGGACTTCCTCGAAAGGACCCTGTCCTGCTTTATTCGCCTCAGCCAGGCGGCGGTTATGGGCGATCTCACAGAGGTGCCAGTGCCAACCAGGTATTTATTCATACTTAATAGTAATTATAATTTCTATAaggtttaataaaaatttatttaataaaaataaaacaatcttAAGAAAACTTGAATACTATTCATAagtaatttaataaaacaatgaagtgtttctttcattttcatttaataaacaaaaacattgaGTTGATAATGAGAAATTATATGTCACAATGGGTCATGATATCCTTATCACTTTATGACtctgcaataaaatattttttatctttattacTCATTGTGAAAAATACTTATTAATGAGAATTTTTAAGAATGACGATTAATCATGACCTATAAATGAGCTATAAACATTTTAAGATTATTGTTTCTACATAACATTCTTTTAATCCTTATCTCCTCAGATTTATCTTCATCCTGCTGGGTCCTCCTGGCAGCCAGAGCAACTTCCATGAGATTGGCCGGGCCATGGCCACCCTGATGTCGGACGAGATTTTCCACGAAGTGGCTTACAGAGCCCGGAAACGCGACCACCTGCTGTCTGGTGTGGATGAGTTCCTGGATGCGGTTACCGTGCTGCCACCTGGAGAATGGGATCCCACCATTCGTATTGAACCGCCAGCGGCCATTCCATCGCAGGAGGTGCGAAAACGACCACCAGAGCTGCCCAAGGAGGATgtggacgaggaggaggaggaacagCGGCTGCGCGAAGAGTCTGGCCTCTCAAGGACAGGTCGTCTTTTCGGTGGCCTCATCAACGATGTGAAACGCAAGGCTCCCTGGTATCTGAGCGACTATAAGGATGCCTTTTCCATGCAGTGTGTGGCCTCCTGGATTTTCCTCTACTTTGCCTGCCTCTCACCGATCATCACCTTTGGCGGACTGCTGGCGGAGGCAACCGGCAAGCACATGGCTGCTATGGAGTCTTTGGTCTCCGGATTCGTTTGTGGCATGGGCTATGGCTTCTTTTCGGGTCAGCCGTTGACAATTCTCGGCTCCACCGGTCCTGTTCTGGTCTTCGAATCCATCATCTATGAGTTCTGTTTCAAAATGGGATGGGATTATATGACATTCCGGTTCTGGATCGGCATGTGGGTTGCCGGCATTTGCATCGTCCTGACCGCGATTGATGCCAGTGCCCTGGTGTGCTACATCACTCGATTTACCGAAGAAAACTTTGCCACTCTGATTGCATTCATCTTTATATACAAGGCCATCGAAAATGTGGTTGTTATTGGAAAGAACTTCCCAGTGAACCAGGGAATATACGATTGTGTCTGCACGCCGCCACTTGGAAGTAATGCCAGTGTCGTTGACTACGCCAAATACAACTGGGATTCTTGTGCCGTaagaataataatttaaaaattaattccatAAATTATAGCTCTTTATTTTTAGTCATACAATGGCACCTTAGTTGGCGGCGATTGTGGCACTCCGCCCACCGAAAATGTTTTCCTCATGTCAGTGGTTCTGTGCGCCGGAACTTTCATCATCTCCACCATCCTGAAGGACTTCAAGAACGCCCTCTTCTTCCCCTCGATTGTCCGCCAATACATCAGTGACTTCTCCGTTTTGATTGCCATCTTTGCCATGAGTTTCTTTGACTATTTCCTGGGAGTTCCCACCCAGAAACTGGAGGTGCCCAACGAGCTGAAACCGACTTTGGACACCCGCGGCTGGTTGATTCCTCCCTTCACGGAGAGGAATCCCTGGTGGTCACCGATCATTGCCGTCTTCCCCGCCCTACTTGGCACCATTCTGATCTTCATGGATCAGCAGATTACGGCCGTCATTGTCAACCGGAAGGAGAATAAATTGAAGAAGGGCTGTGGCTATCATCTGGATCTGTTTATTCTCTCCATTCTGATTGCCATATGTAGCGTGATGGGTCTTCCATGGTGAGTTCTGCTAATAGTTTAATActttaaaaatggttttatgAAGTGGGTGCATTGTGGGTACATCCTCCAACAAAAAtacttattattaattattattatttccagGTTCGTGGCTGCCACCGTGTTAAGCATCAATCATGTGAACTCATTGAAACTGGAATCGGAGTGCTCGGCCCCTGGCGAGAAACCACAATTCCTGGGCGTGCGCGAGCAGCGGGTTACCCATATCCTGATCTTCCTGACCATTGGTGTCTCAGTGCTCCTTACCCCGCTGCTCGGCCACATTCCTATGCCGGTTTTGTTCGGTGTATTCTTGTACATGGGAGTGGCCTCGCTCAAGGGTCTACAGTTCTTCGATCGCATCCTGATCATGTTTATGCCGGCGAA includes these proteins:
- the LOC6496860 gene encoding electroneutral sodium bicarbonate exchanger 1 isoform X10, with translation MPQQAQLKHIHGHGRLPRVIATDSSRPWTMNSSSGDDEAPKDPRTGGEDFTQQFTENDFEGHRAHTVYVGVHVPGGRRHSQRRRKHHHGSGGAGGNGSIGGSGSVGGGAGKDNMSDKQQEAERPATPPAQRVQFILGEDVDDGSHVSHPLFSEMGMLVKEGDEIEWKETARWIKFEEDVEEGGNRWSKPHVATLSLHSLFELRRLLVNGSVMLDMEAHNLEVMADLVCDQMVSAGTLPPGVKDKVKDALLRRHRHQHEYAKKTRLPIIRSLADMRNQSSSKKDMVKSPSNQSMARPSSGTELSEQQGHKGNTHFMRKIPPGAEASNILVGEVDFLERTLSCFIRLSQAAVMGDLTEVPVPTRFIFILLGPPGSQSNFHEIGRAMATLMSDEIFHEVAYRARKRDHLLSGVDEFLDAVTVLPPGEWDPTIRIEPPAAIPSQEVRKRPPELPKEDVDEEEEEQRLREESGLSRTGRLFGGLINDVKRKAPWYLSDYKDAFSMQCVASWIFLYFACLSPIITFGGLLAEATGKHMAAMESLVSGFVCGMGYGFFSGQPLTILGSTGPVLVFESIIYEFCFKMGWDYMTFRFWIGMWVAGICIVLTAIDASALVCYITRFTEENFATLIAFIFIYKAIENVVVIGKNFPVNQGIYDCVCTPPLGSNASVVDYAKYNWDSCASYNGTLVGGDCGTPPTENVFLMSVVLCAGTFIISTILKDFKNALFFPSIVRQYISDFSVLIAIFAMSFFDYFLGVPTQKLEVPNELKPTLDTRGWLIPPFTERNPWWSPIIAVFPALLGTILIFMDQQITAVIVNRKENKLKKGCGYHLDLFILSILIAICSVMGLPWFVAATVLSINHVNSLKLESECSAPGEKPQFLGVREQRVTHILIFLTIGVSVLLTPLLGHIPMPVLFGVFLYMGVASLKGLQFFDRILIMFMPAKYQPDYMFLRQVPIKRVHLFTVIQLACLIILWLIKSFSQTSILFPLMLVVMIGIRKALDLVFTRRELKILDDIMPEMTKRAAADDLHKLDAEDNHHQQPPGAPGAGTNYNANKSGPTTIHIPLSGNKPSNNGPTINIPQEAVNRTTVWQQINKDGNGISEQLIIPVTVKVRQINGNHTPSNAALSPRLSPMHEADEYSEALANSNHNPGNPTAGQQQQQMSNCKEAAAKLEGTNLNISQNPANITPV
- the LOC6496860 gene encoding sodium-driven chloride bicarbonate exchanger isoform X14; this encodes MAKNNEYIELPWTMNSSSGDDEAPKDPRTGGEDFTQQFTENDFEATPPAQRVQFILGEDVDDGSHVSHPLFSEMGMLVKEGDEIEWKETARWIKFEEDVEEGGNRWSKPHVATLSLHSLFELRRLLVNGSVMLDMEAHNLEVMADLVCDQMVSAGTLPPGVKDKVKDALLRRHRHQHEYAKKTRLPIIRSLADMRNQSSSKIEEQSSGHTLGATTPISQTASEPGPPGSNGNSNLSTTGGGGGGMGRFLTVPSGKPSNRTLEDMVKSPSNQSMARPSSGTELSEQQGHKGNTHFMRKIPPGAEASNILVGEVDFLERTLSCFIRLSQAAVMGDLTEVPVPTRFIFILLGPPGSQSNFHEIGRAMATLMSDEIFHEVAYRARKRDHLLSGVDEFLDAVTVLPPGEWDPTIRIEPPAAIPSQEVRKRPPELPKEDVDEEEEEQRLREESGLSRTGRLFGGLINDVKRKAPWYLSDYKDAFSMQCVASWIFLYFACLSPIITFGGLLAEATGKHMAAMESLVSGFVCGMGYGFFSGQPLTILGSTGPVLVFESIIYEFCFKMGWDYMTFRFWIGMWVAGICIVLTAIDASALVCYITRFTEENFATLIAFIFIYKAIENVVVIGKNFPVNQGIYDCVCTPPLGSNASVVDYAKYNWDSCASYNGTLVGGDCGTPPTENVFLMSVVLCAGTFIISTILKDFKNALFFPSIVRQYISDFSVLIAIFAMSFFDYFLGVPTQKLEVPNELKPTLDTRGWLIPPFTERNPWWSPIIAVFPALLGTILIFMDQQITAVIVNRKENKLKKGCGYHLDLFILSILIAICSVMGLPWFVAATVLSINHVNSLKLESECSAPGEKPQFLGVREQRVTHILIFLTIGVSVLLTPLLGHIPMPVLFGVFLYMGVASLKGLQFFDRILIMFMPAKYQPDYMFLRQVPIKRVHLFTVIQLACLIILWLIKSFSQTSILFPLMLVVMIGIRKALDLVFTRRELKILDDIMPEMTKRAAADDLHKLDAEVGLLARMFPFGKGRRGRVVNKPAGPGGDTGSAVGLGLIKCTTSNANEKEFEAQSSLLK
- the LOC6496860 gene encoding sodium bicarbonate cotransporter 3 isoform X17, encoding MPQQAQLKHIHGHGRLPRVIATDSSRPWTMNSSSGDDEAPKDPRTGGEDFTQQFTENDFEATPPAQRVQFILGEDVDDGSHVSHPLFSEMGMLVKEGDEIEWKETARWIKFEEDVEEGGNRWSKPHVATLSLHSLFELRRLLVNGSVMLDMEAHNLEVMADLVCDQMVSAGTLPPGVKDKVKDALLRRHRHQHEYAKKTRLPIIRSLADMRNQSSSKKDMVKSPSNQSMARPSSGTELSEQQGHKGNTHFMRKIPPGAEASNILVGEVDFLERTLSCFIRLSQAAVMGDLTEVPVPTRFIFILLGPPGSQSNFHEIGRAMATLMSDEIFHEVAYRARKRDHLLSGVDEFLDAVTVLPPGEWDPTIRIEPPAAIPSQEVRKRPPELPKEDVDEEEEEQRLREESGLSRTGRLFGGLINDVKRKAPWYLSDYKDAFSMQCVASWIFLYFACLSPIITFGGLLAEATGKHMAAMESLVSGFVCGMGYGFFSGQPLTILGSTGPVLVFESIIYEFCFKMGWDYMTFRFWIGMWVAGICIVLTAIDASALVCYITRFTEENFATLIAFIFIYKAIENVVVIGKNFPVNQGIYDCVCTPPLGSNASVVDYAKYNWDSCASYNGTLVGGDCGTPPTENVFLMSVVLCAGTFIISTILKDFKNALFFPSIVRQYISDFSVLIAIFAMSFFDYFLGVPTQKLEVPNELKPTLDTRGWLIPPFTERNPWWSPIIAVFPALLGTILIFMDQQITAVIVNRKENKLKKGCGYHLDLFILSILIAICSVMGLPWFVAATVLSINHVNSLKLESECSAPGEKPQFLGVREQRVTHILIFLTIGVSVLLTPLLGHIPMPVLFGVFLYMGVASLKGLQFFDRILIMFMPAKYQPDYMFLRQVPIKRVHLFTVIQLACLIILWLIKSFSQTSILFPLMLVVMIGIRKALDLVFTRRELKILDDIMPEMTKRAAADDLHKLDAEVGLLARMFPFGKGRRGRVVNKPAGPGGDTGSAVGLGLIKCTTSNANEKEFEAQSSLLK
- the LOC6496860 gene encoding electroneutral sodium bicarbonate exchanger 1 isoform X15, which produces MAKNNEYIELPWTMNSSSGDDEAPKDPRTGGEDFTQQFTENDFEATPPAQRVQFILGEDVDDGSHVSHPLFSEMGMLVKEGDEIEWKETARWIKFEEDVEEGGNRWSKPHVATLSLHSLFELRRLLVNGSVMLDMEAHNLEVMADLVCDQMVSAGTLPPGVKDKVKDALLRRHRHQHEYAKKTRLPIIRSLADMRNQSSSKIEEQSSGHTLGATTPISQTASEPGPPGSNGNSNLSTTGGGGGGMGRFLTVPSGKPSNRTLEKKSKSSKNLRPAQNLPVITEDMVKSPSNQSMARPSSGTELSEQQGHKGNTHFMRKIPPGAEASNILVGEVDFLERTLSCFIRLSQAAVMGDLTEVPVPTRFIFILLGPPGSQSNFHEIGRAMATLMSDEIFHEVAYRARKRDHLLSGVDEFLDAVTVLPPGEWDPTIRIEPPAAIPSQEVRKRPPELPKEDVDEEEEEQRLREESGLSRTGRLFGGLINDVKRKAPWYLSDYKDAFSMQCVASWIFLYFACLSPIITFGGLLAEATGKHMAAMESLVSGFVCGMGYGFFSGQPLTILGSTGPVLVFESIIYEFCFKMGWDYMTFRFWIGMWVAGICIVLTAIDASALVCYITRFTEENFATLIAFIFIYKAIENVVVIGKNFPVNQGIYDCVCTPPLGSNASVVDYAKYNWDSCASYNGTLVGGDCGTPPTENVFLMSVVLCAGTFIISTILKDFKNALFFPSIVRQYISDFSVLIAIFAMSFFDYFLGVPTQKLEVPNELKPTLDTRGWLIPPFTERNPWWSPIIAVFPALLGTILIFMDQQITAVIVNRKENKLKKGCGYHLDLFILSILIAICSVMGLPWFVAATVLSINHVNSLKLESECSAPGEKPQFLGVREQRVTHILIFLTIGVSVLLTPLLGHIPMPVLFGVFLYMGVASLKGLQFFDRILIMFMPAKYQPDYMFLRQVPIKRVHLFTVIQLACLIILWLIKSFSQTSILFPLMLVVMIGIRKALDLVFTRRELKILDDIMPEMTKRAAADDLHKLDAENTKFDTSKQLWRGYLTPTETSV